The Bacteroidetes bacterium SB0662_bin_6 genome includes a region encoding these proteins:
- a CDS encoding DUF4199 domain-containing protein, which translates to MKRMLLYYGGIGAAIMIGVNLLVLLITGIPDAEDFAMGEVIGYSTIVAALAIPIYLGVREYRDKMSEGSISFGKAWLVGLVITELPALAFAAYNLLYVKVIDPDFTQKYMEYQTELARASMTAEEFQAFEATMGAQSPLLTNIAFQTVVMYVTVLLIGIGISLLLAIFLRRKAQSEEGALT; encoded by the coding sequence ATGAAGCGCATGCTGCTTTACTACGGCGGGATTGGCGCCGCCATCATGATCGGCGTCAACCTGCTCGTACTGCTCATCACGGGCATCCCCGATGCGGAGGATTTCGCGATGGGCGAGGTCATCGGGTACTCGACGATCGTGGCTGCCCTTGCCATTCCCATCTATCTCGGCGTCAGGGAGTACCGGGACAAGATGTCCGAGGGCAGCATTTCCTTCGGGAAAGCCTGGTTGGTCGGTCTCGTCATTACCGAGCTTCCCGCCCTTGCCTTCGCCGCCTACAACCTTCTCTATGTGAAAGTCATCGATCCCGATTTTACGCAGAAGTACATGGAGTACCAGACGGAGTTGGCCCGCGCATCCATGACGGCGGAAGAATTTCAGGCATTCGAAGCCACGATGGGAGCCCAGAGCCCTCTCTTAACCAATATCGCCTTTCAAACGGTCGTGATGTATGTGACCGTGCTGCTGATCGGGATCGGGATTTCTCTCCTTCTGGCAATTTTTCTGAGGCGCAAGGCGCAATCGGAGGAAGGCGCACTTACCTGA
- a CDS encoding TonB family protein translates to MALHKEDRFNLKNKYTLYMEMGLIVTLGVLIVAFRADWSNKSDFEIVLPEQEQITMEEIQQTQQIEEPPPPPKPPVPVEVPNDEILEDDILDLDASLDLDAPAAALPPPPAPEEEEEDEPEIFLIVEQMPELIGGYASIVSEVKYPEIARRAGVEGRVTVQFVVNEQGNVQDVVVKPGYGIGAGCDEEAIRVVSQAKFTPGKQRGRAVPVRMSLPINFKLQ, encoded by the coding sequence ATGGCTTTGCACAAGGAAGACAGGTTCAACCTGAAGAACAAGTACACACTGTATATGGAGATGGGCCTGATCGTCACGCTGGGTGTTCTTATCGTTGCCTTCCGCGCCGACTGGTCCAACAAGAGCGATTTCGAGATCGTGCTTCCGGAACAGGAGCAGATCACCATGGAAGAAATCCAGCAGACGCAGCAAATAGAAGAACCCCCTCCGCCGCCGAAACCGCCCGTACCCGTAGAGGTGCCGAACGATGAAATCCTCGAGGACGATATCCTCGACCTCGATGCTTCGCTGGACCTTGACGCCCCTGCGGCCGCCCTTCCTCCGCCCCCAGCCCCGGAGGAAGAAGAGGAAGACGAGCCTGAGATATTCCTGATCGTGGAACAGATGCCCGAGTTGATTGGAGGTTACGCCTCTATAGTCAGTGAAGTGAAATATCCCGAGATCGCCCGCAGGGCCGGCGTGGAAGGGCGCGTAACCGTGCAATTCGTCGTCAACGAACAGGGCAACGTACAGGATGTGGTGGTAAAACCGGGCTATGGCATTGGCGCCGGTTGCGACGAAGAAGCCATCCGCGTCGTGAGCCAGGCAAAGTTTACGCCCGGCAAGCAGCGGGGCAGGGCCGTCCCGGTGCGGATGTCGCTGCCAATTAACTTCAAGCTGCAATAA
- a CDS encoding FAD-dependent oxidoreductase produces the protein MNRRNFLCNLAAVAGVGTLGARHALFDGPYPPARERHADVVIIGGGTGGVAAALGALRSGSRVILTEETDWIGGQLTQQAVPPDEHPWIEQFGAPASYLDFRRRVRAFYRGTYPLAGDASDPFNPGNCGVSRICHEPRVALAVLEEMLARYVSNGQLTVLLEHVCISAGVTGDRIESVRVRDERTGNETELTAPFFIDATEPGDVLPLAGVEYVTGAESMDQTGEPHAPAEPQPQNMQAATWCFAMEHVDGENHVIERPAEYAFWRDYVPDLAPPWPGPLLSFTYSHPITLEPRTLPFDPRTNDGGWWTYRRLIDPANFAPGTYPGGITLVNWPQNDYLLGNFVDVGEAEKARHLDGALGLSRSLFYWLQTEAPRPDGGEGWPGLRLRGDLTGTRHGLAKRPYIREARRIRAEFTVLEQHVGLEARMAETGLPQGEVTAAAFPDSVGIGSYRIDLHPSTGGDNYIDIGSLPFEIPLGALLPVRMENLLPAAKNIGTTHITNGCYRLHPVEWNIGEAVGQLAAFCKHGDHVPRQVRANPQLLEDFQQSLRRQGVEIRWPDPARRAR, from the coding sequence ATGAATCGCAGGAATTTTCTTTGCAATCTGGCTGCGGTCGCCGGGGTCGGGACACTGGGCGCGCGCCATGCCCTGTTCGACGGTCCGTATCCCCCGGCCCGCGAGCGACACGCCGATGTAGTGATCATTGGCGGCGGCACAGGCGGCGTTGCAGCAGCGCTGGGCGCCTTGCGCAGCGGATCCCGGGTTATTCTGACCGAAGAAACGGACTGGATTGGCGGGCAATTGACTCAGCAGGCGGTTCCTCCTGATGAACACCCGTGGATCGAACAGTTCGGAGCACCCGCTTCGTACCTCGATTTCCGGCGGCGGGTGCGGGCCTTTTACCGCGGGACGTATCCGCTTGCCGGGGACGCCTCGGACCCGTTCAACCCGGGAAACTGCGGGGTTTCGCGCATCTGCCACGAACCGCGCGTCGCGCTGGCAGTGCTGGAAGAAATGCTGGCCCGGTATGTAAGCAATGGGCAGCTTACCGTATTGCTGGAGCATGTGTGCATTTCGGCGGGCGTGACGGGCGACCGCATCGAATCCGTGCGCGTGCGCGACGAACGCACGGGAAACGAAACCGAGTTGACCGCCCCCTTCTTTATCGACGCCACGGAACCGGGAGATGTGCTCCCGCTGGCCGGCGTCGAGTACGTTACCGGCGCGGAATCGATGGATCAGACCGGCGAGCCGCATGCGCCCGCCGAGCCGCAGCCGCAGAATATGCAAGCGGCCACCTGGTGCTTCGCCATGGAGCATGTGGATGGAGAAAATCACGTCATCGAACGGCCGGCGGAGTACGCATTCTGGCGCGATTACGTACCCGACCTCGCTCCCCCCTGGCCCGGCCCCTTGCTGAGTTTCACCTACAGCCATCCGATCACGCTCGAACCCCGCACGCTGCCGTTCGACCCGCGGACGAACGACGGGGGGTGGTGGACCTACCGGCGCCTCATTGACCCGGCCAACTTCGCGCCGGGAACGTACCCGGGCGGCATCACCCTGGTCAACTGGCCGCAGAACGATTACCTCCTCGGCAATTTCGTGGATGTCGGCGAGGCGGAAAAAGCCCGGCATCTCGACGGGGCGCTGGGTTTGAGCCGGTCCCTCTTCTACTGGTTGCAAACGGAAGCCCCCCGACCCGATGGAGGCGAAGGCTGGCCCGGACTACGACTGCGCGGCGATCTGACGGGTACGCGGCACGGGTTGGCGAAACGGCCTTACATCCGGGAGGCCCGGCGCATCCGGGCCGAATTCACCGTGCTCGAACAGCATGTGGGGCTGGAGGCGCGCATGGCGGAGACAGGCTTGCCGCAAGGAGAAGTTACCGCCGCGGCTTTCCCGGACTCCGTAGGGATCGGCAGTTACCGCATCGACCTGCATCCGTCCACCGGCGGGGACAATTACATCGACATCGGTTCGCTGCCCTTTGAAATTCCTCTGGGCGCCCTGCTTCCCGTGCGCATGGAGAACCTGCTGCCCGCCGCCAAGAACATCGGGACGACGCACATTACGAACGGGTGCTATCGCCTGCATCCCGTGGAGTGGAATATCGGGGAAGCCGTGGGCCAACTGGCGGCATTCTGCAAGCACGGGGATCACGTACCCCGGCAAGTACGCGCCAACCCGCAATTGCTGGAAGATTTTCAACAGTCCCTGCGACGACAGGGCGTTGAAATTCGCTGGCCGGACCCTGCGCGCAGGGCAAGGTAA
- a CDS encoding ATP-binding protein → MIRRDAHIKALEQLISRNPVVALLGARQVGKTTLARELAGRRSGPTHLFDLESTADLARLADPLLALSSLRGLIILDEIQHRPELFPTLRVLSDRAPAPARFLVLGSASPSLLRQSSESLAGRIAYYELPGLSLSEVTVDKADLLWLWGGFPRSFTAHSHQESYRWRGDFLQTFLAQDIPQFGITVSGALLDRFWSMLAHYHAQTWNGSELGRAFGVSHHAVRRYLDILEATFMVRSLKPWSANLAKRQVKSPKIYLRDSGLLHRFLNVTTRLELARHPKIGASWEGFILENLIQALGVEDRQCYFWGTHSGAEIDLVVQQGAGLRGFEIKRTTAPAVTPSMRSALDDLKLNRIDVIHAGAESFPLAKRIHAVAASRLLKDI, encoded by the coding sequence ATGATTCGGCGTGATGCACATATAAAGGCTCTGGAGCAGCTCATATCCCGGAATCCGGTGGTTGCCTTGCTTGGGGCGCGGCAGGTGGGCAAAACGACCCTTGCCCGTGAACTTGCCGGGCGACGAAGCGGGCCGACGCACCTCTTCGATCTCGAATCCACTGCCGATCTGGCGCGTCTTGCCGATCCTCTGCTCGCGCTTTCCTCCTTGCGCGGATTGATCATACTGGACGAAATACAGCACCGTCCCGAACTCTTTCCGACACTCCGGGTGTTGTCGGATCGAGCGCCGGCGCCAGCCCGTTTTCTTGTGCTTGGCAGCGCATCCCCAAGCTTACTCCGGCAAAGTTCGGAGAGCCTGGCGGGTCGCATCGCCTATTACGAACTTCCCGGCCTTTCCCTGTCCGAGGTTACTGTGGACAAGGCCGATCTCCTATGGCTTTGGGGTGGTTTTCCGCGTTCTTTTACCGCACACAGCCATCAGGAAAGCTATCGCTGGCGTGGAGACTTTTTGCAAACTTTTCTGGCGCAGGACATCCCCCAATTCGGCATTACCGTCTCCGGTGCACTGCTGGATCGCTTCTGGTCCATGCTTGCTCATTATCATGCTCAGACGTGGAACGGTTCGGAGTTGGGGCGTGCATTCGGCGTCTCTCACCACGCCGTACGCCGGTACCTGGATATTCTTGAAGCCACCTTCATGGTACGGAGTTTGAAACCCTGGAGCGCCAATCTGGCCAAGCGCCAGGTCAAATCGCCAAAGATTTATTTGCGCGATTCCGGGTTGCTGCACCGCTTTCTGAACGTAACCACGCGCCTGGAACTGGCGCGGCATCCCAAAATCGGCGCGTCATGGGAGGGATTCATTCTCGAAAACCTGATTCAGGCGCTCGGCGTCGAAGATCGGCAATGCTATTTTTGGGGAACGCATTCCGGCGCGGAAATAGACCTCGTGGTGCAGCAAGGGGCCGGATTGCGCGGCTTCGAGATCAAACGTACGACGGCTCCTGCCGTGACTCCTTCCATGCGGTCGGCGCTCGACGATCTGAAACTGAATCGCATTGATGTGATTCATGCCGGCGCAGAGAGTTTTCCCCTCGCGAAACGAATCCATGCCGTGGCCGCCTCCCGGCTCCTGAAGGATATTTGA
- a CDS encoding carboxypeptidase-like regulatory domain-containing protein yields MVYSVIRYIPYIFLLSTGVAWTAAAQVRIGGTVLDGQTGSLLSGAHVFTEDMAQGAITNAEGRFVLELSALPEAIVVQHLGYAPRVFPVPPEAPESLVIRLTPIVIPLEEVLVSGEGFASSLMEQVIRRKQRMFADISSLRMVGQTRLILEDDERIVHLGDTAFDLLWLYGETEPTDRTHHTYRAEVSAVSRTGAWDEELPLPAPHDVANLYEDFVTVQGQRMIGPTHPDALEHYVFRVAAERTLGDRTIYDLNVSPIGEEEAAFIGQISVMDEEFVLLEARLFPARHVVFPAPTSGWNVRYVQHFREVTDGFWAPVHLDMEGTLRAAVGMQRLRTVRFSRRTLLAGHTANIPEEQLASVTTPWSDPDFRYGQVLMPMTARELDAVADLRAANLTLSEAFPPERRAGRFIGFLDPEIPGQLQWPVVMGYRFKFRYNRVDGLLSSVGNELDLFSGIRMSWRLGQATGLEQTRSYVSLARPLGEQFLFRISRERDVASQGAWSGHSEALASVQAALGGQDYFDYFRRTRYGAGMEARWRGLHFTAGVEQEKAESIDRQVARSWPYAQTFRANPPVRDGTFRSVYATLALPRRATRTIRSAVLRVEHGSPQRLAGNAAFTLLGGHIDLAQPTLHRHRPTPAGLHIRLQGGTSFGDLPPQRAVLLDTGLELFDGLRLNRHHAFRSLHGRPLQGARYAAVFWRHDFTTLPFEWVRLWPLVRLRMGITLFGAHGRVRGQPAAPPDEGFSCIPPGYCGDNSLHEVGVSLTRIGGTPFRMDITRRLGDFGDIPGSRVVLGFGVEL; encoded by the coding sequence ATGGTTTACAGTGTGATCCGATACATCCCCTATATCTTCCTGCTCTCGACCGGCGTCGCCTGGACGGCTGCCGCGCAGGTGCGCATCGGGGGAACTGTTCTGGACGGACAAACCGGTAGCCTCCTGTCCGGCGCGCATGTGTTCACGGAAGACATGGCGCAGGGCGCCATTACGAATGCGGAGGGGCGTTTCGTCCTCGAATTGTCTGCGCTTCCTGAAGCTATCGTCGTCCAGCACCTCGGGTATGCTCCTCGTGTATTCCCGGTGCCCCCGGAAGCCCCGGAATCGCTTGTCATCCGGCTGACCCCTATTGTGATTCCGCTGGAGGAGGTGCTCGTGTCCGGCGAGGGTTTTGCGTCCAGCCTGATGGAGCAGGTGATCCGCCGCAAACAGCGCATGTTCGCGGACATATCGTCGCTTCGCATGGTGGGCCAGACCCGGCTCATACTCGAAGACGACGAACGCATCGTTCATCTCGGCGATACCGCATTCGACCTGCTGTGGCTTTATGGCGAGACCGAACCAACGGACCGCACGCATCATACCTACCGCGCCGAGGTGAGCGCCGTAAGCCGAACCGGTGCGTGGGACGAGGAACTTCCCCTGCCCGCTCCGCACGACGTGGCGAACCTGTACGAGGACTTCGTGACCGTTCAGGGGCAGCGGATGATCGGGCCCACCCATCCCGACGCACTGGAACACTATGTCTTCCGGGTGGCTGCGGAGCGTACGCTCGGCGACCGCACGATCTATGATCTGAACGTTTCCCCCATCGGCGAAGAGGAGGCTGCGTTTATAGGCCAGATTTCCGTGATGGACGAGGAGTTCGTTCTGCTGGAAGCGCGCCTTTTCCCGGCGCGGCACGTGGTTTTTCCCGCTCCGACATCCGGCTGGAATGTCCGGTACGTGCAGCATTTCCGGGAGGTGACCGACGGATTCTGGGCCCCTGTCCATCTCGACATGGAGGGGACGCTCCGCGCCGCTGTCGGTATGCAGCGTCTGCGTACGGTGAGGTTCAGCCGGCGCACCCTGCTGGCGGGGCACACCGCCAACATTCCGGAAGAGCAGCTTGCATCGGTAACCACGCCCTGGTCCGACCCGGATTTTCGATACGGGCAGGTGCTGATGCCGATGACCGCGCGCGAACTGGACGCGGTCGCGGATCTTCGCGCCGCCAACCTGACATTGAGCGAAGCGTTTCCTCCCGAACGGCGGGCGGGGCGTTTTATCGGTTTTCTGGATCCGGAGATTCCTGGCCAACTGCAATGGCCCGTGGTCATGGGATACCGGTTCAAATTCCGGTATAACCGGGTGGATGGCCTGTTGAGCAGCGTAGGGAACGAACTGGACCTGTTTTCCGGCATCCGTATGTCGTGGCGTCTCGGTCAGGCGACCGGACTCGAGCAGACCCGGTCCTATGTTTCCCTGGCGAGACCGCTTGGCGAACAGTTTCTTTTTCGTATTTCGCGTGAACGGGATGTTGCTTCACAGGGCGCCTGGTCCGGACACAGCGAGGCGCTCGCTTCAGTGCAAGCGGCGCTCGGCGGACAGGATTACTTCGATTATTTCCGACGGACCCGGTACGGAGCCGGCATGGAAGCGAGATGGCGGGGACTGCATTTCACCGCCGGCGTCGAGCAGGAAAAGGCAGAATCAATAGACCGGCAGGTGGCCCGTTCCTGGCCGTACGCACAGACCTTTCGGGCCAATCCGCCCGTTCGGGACGGTACGTTCCGGTCGGTGTATGCTACTCTTGCGTTGCCTCGCCGCGCAACCCGAACCATCCGGTCCGCTGTGCTTCGCGTCGAGCACGGTTCGCCGCAGCGGCTTGCGGGCAATGCGGCATTCACCTTGCTGGGAGGCCATATCGACCTTGCGCAACCCACCCTGCACAGGCATCGCCCGACGCCCGCGGGCCTGCATATCCGCCTGCAAGGCGGTACGTCCTTCGGCGATCTTCCGCCGCAGCGGGCCGTGCTGCTCGATACCGGCCTCGAACTTTTCGACGGCCTCCGGCTGAACCGGCATCATGCCTTCCGTTCCCTGCACGGACGGCCGTTGCAAGGAGCGCGGTACGCCGCCGTCTTCTGGCGACACGACTTCACGACGCTCCCGTTCGAATGGGTCCGGCTGTGGCCGCTTGTCCGCCTGCGCATGGGGATTACCCTGTTCGGGGCCCACGGGCGTGTCCGGGGACAGCCTGCCGCGCCTCCTGACGAAGGGTTTTCCTGCATCCCCCCGGGGTATTGCGGGGATAATTCCCTCCACGAGGTCGGAGTTTCCCTGACCCGGATCGGCGGCACGCCGTTCCGCATGGACATCACCCGTCGCCTCGGGGATTTCGGGGATATTCCCGGTTCCCGCGTGGTGCTGGGGTTCGGGGTGGAGTTGTGA
- a CDS encoding DoxX family protein, with amino-acid sequence MSSFLNSPTGRSIRSFTHAFARILIGLLFMQHGAQKLFGWFGGMGESGGTAELFSLMGLAGVLEFFGGLLVVVGLLTTPVAAILALQMLVAYFMAHAPQGGLPIENRGELALLYMAAFAFLAVSGSGPASLDGKLKK; translated from the coding sequence ATGTCGAGTTTTCTGAATTCGCCCACCGGTCGCTCTATCCGGAGCTTCACCCATGCGTTTGCCCGTATTCTGATCGGCTTGTTGTTCATGCAGCATGGCGCGCAGAAGCTTTTCGGCTGGTTTGGCGGCATGGGCGAGTCCGGCGGTACGGCGGAATTGTTTTCGCTCATGGGGCTTGCAGGCGTGCTTGAATTCTTCGGCGGCCTGCTTGTCGTCGTGGGTCTTCTGACCACACCGGTTGCAGCCATCCTTGCACTCCAGATGCTTGTAGCCTATTTCATGGCCCACGCGCCGCAAGGCGGCCTGCCGATTGAAAATCGTGGAGAACTTGCCCTGCTGTATATGGCTGCGTTCGCTTTTCTCGCAGTGTCCGGCTCCGGTCCGGCCAGCCTGGACGGGAAATTGAAGAAGTAG